From one Chloroflexota bacterium genomic stretch:
- a CDS encoding hydrogenase iron-sulfur subunit, whose product MGDFEPKVVCFSCKFGWGYLTDEASLSSKIKNWIPIVCSGKIDTKHVMEAFEHGADGVLILGCPEGDCHYQDGNFETKKRVQLLRKVLDSYGIEPERVRMELSLDPDGKRIPELVKSMGETV is encoded by the coding sequence ATGGGTGATTTTGAGCCAAAAGTGGTCTGTTTCTCCTGCAAATTCGGCTGGGGTTATTTAACGGACGAGGCTTCCTTATCCTCCAAGATAAAAAACTGGATACCCATTGTCTGCAGCGGCAAGATTGATACCAAGCATGTCATGGAGGCATTCGAACACGGTGCTGACGGTGTCCTTATTTTGGGCTGCCCGGAGGGCGATTGCCATTATCAGGATGGCAATTTTGAGACAAAAAAGCGGGTTCAACTCCTTCGTAAGGTGCTTGATAGCTATGGAATCGAGCCGGAAAGGGTCAGGATGGAGCTCTCGCTTGACCCTGACGGGAAGAGGATTCCAGAGCTGGTGAAAAGCATGGGTGAAACGGTCAA